The following are encoded in a window of Citrobacter freundii genomic DNA:
- the satP gene encoding acetate uptake transporter — MGNTKLANPAPLGLMGFGMTTILLNLHNAGFFALDGIILAMGLFYGGIAQIFAGLLEYKKGNTFGLTAFTSYGSFWLTLVAILLMPKMGLTEAPNVQFLGVYLGLWGVFTLFMFFGTLKANRALQFVFLSLTVLFALLAVGNIAGNEAIIHVAGWIGLVCGASAIYLAMGEVLNEQFGRTILPIGEMH; from the coding sequence ATGGGCAACACTAAGTTGGCTAATCCGGCACCGCTGGGCCTGATGGGCTTCGGCATGACCACCATTTTGCTTAACCTGCATAACGCGGGTTTCTTCGCCCTTGACGGTATTATCCTGGCGATGGGACTGTTCTACGGCGGTATCGCGCAAATTTTTGCCGGTCTGCTGGAGTACAAAAAAGGCAATACCTTCGGCTTAACCGCCTTCACCTCTTACGGCTCGTTCTGGCTGACGCTGGTCGCGATCCTGTTAATGCCGAAAATGGGCCTGACAGAAGCACCGAACGTGCAGTTCCTCGGCGTGTATTTGGGTCTGTGGGGCGTGTTCACCCTGTTCATGTTCTTCGGCACACTGAAAGCAAACCGCGCGCTGCAGTTTGTCTTCCTGAGCCTGACCGTGCTGTTCGCCCTGCTGGCTGTGGGCAATATTGCAGGTAACGAAGCGATTATTCATGTTGCTGGCTGGATTGGCTTAGTGTGTGGTGCAAGCGCCATTTACCTGGCGATGGGTGAAGTGCTGAACGAACAGTTTGGCCGCACCATCCTGCCAATTGGTGAAATGCACTAA
- a CDS encoding MFS transporter: MSQHSRPLNRQDYKTLSLAALGGALEFYDFIIFVFFAAVVGELFFPADIPEWLRQVQTFGIFAAGYLARPLGGIIMAHFGDLVGRKKMFTLSILLMAIPTLAIGLLPTYSSMGILAPLLLLLMRILQGAAIGGEVPGAWVFVAEHVPERRIGIACGTLTAGLTVGILLGSVVATLVNTSLTQQAVHEYGWRIPFLLGGAFGLVAMYLRRWLQETPIFLEMQQRKALAQELPVKSVVSKHKKAVVVSMLLTWLLSAGIVVVILMSPVWLQKQYGFAPALTLQANSVATIMLCIGCLLAGFVVDRVGASKTFIVGSLLLACSSWFFYHLTGSHPEHLFLLYGLVGLCVGVVGAVPYVMVRAFPAEVRFTGISFSYNVSYAIFGGLTPIAVTMLMSVSPMAPAWYVLALSLVGLGLGIWLRQDIYHRDTDAEGELQRL, from the coding sequence ATGTCACAACATTCTCGACCGCTGAATCGCCAGGATTATAAAACCCTTTCGCTCGCTGCTCTCGGTGGGGCGCTCGAGTTTTATGATTTTATTATCTTTGTCTTCTTTGCCGCCGTTGTGGGTGAGCTGTTCTTCCCTGCGGACATTCCCGAATGGCTACGTCAGGTGCAAACCTTCGGTATTTTTGCCGCGGGCTATCTGGCGCGCCCGTTAGGCGGCATCATCATGGCGCATTTTGGCGATCTGGTCGGGCGCAAAAAAATGTTCACTCTGAGCATTTTACTGATGGCGATACCGACGCTGGCGATAGGTCTGCTGCCGACGTATTCCTCGATGGGGATCCTGGCCCCGCTGTTGCTGTTGCTGATGCGTATTCTGCAAGGTGCCGCCATTGGAGGAGAAGTGCCGGGGGCGTGGGTGTTTGTTGCCGAACACGTGCCGGAGCGCCGTATCGGCATTGCCTGTGGAACGCTGACCGCCGGGTTAACGGTGGGGATCCTTCTGGGCTCGGTGGTGGCCACGTTGGTGAATACCAGCCTGACGCAGCAGGCGGTACATGAGTACGGCTGGCGTATACCTTTCTTGCTGGGAGGTGCGTTTGGGCTGGTGGCAATGTATCTGCGCCGCTGGTTGCAGGAGACGCCGATCTTTCTCGAGATGCAGCAGCGCAAAGCGTTGGCGCAGGAACTGCCGGTGAAGTCGGTCGTCAGCAAGCATAAAAAAGCGGTGGTGGTGTCGATGCTACTGACCTGGCTGCTCTCGGCTGGGATTGTGGTGGTGATCCTGATGTCGCCCGTCTGGCTGCAAAAACAGTATGGTTTTGCACCTGCGCTGACGTTACAGGCCAACAGCGTGGCCACCATTATGCTGTGCATCGGGTGCTTGCTGGCGGGATTCGTGGTCGACAGAGTGGGTGCCAGCAAAACTTTTATTGTCGGTAGCCTGCTGCTGGCCTGCTCCAGCTGGTTTTTCTATCACCTGACCGGCAGTCATCCTGAGCATCTGTTCCTGCTGTACGGTCTGGTTGGGCTGTGCGTTGGCGTGGTCGGCGCGGTGCCTTACGTGATGGTACGGGCGTTCCCAGCGGAAGTCCGTTTTACCGGTATTTCTTTTTCCTATAACGTCTCGTATGCCATTTTCGGTGGTTTGACACCAATCGCGGTCACGATGTTGATGAGTGTGTCGCCGATGGCTCCGGCCTGGTATGTGCTGGCGCTTTCGCTGGTGGGTTTAGGGCTGGGGATTTGGCTACGACAGGATATTTATCATCGTGATACGGACGCTGAGGGAGAATTACAGCGTCTGTAA
- the mog gene encoding molybdopterin adenylyltransferase: MNTLRIGLVSISDRASSGVYQDKGIPALEEWLASALTTPFELQTRLIPDEQAIIEQTLCELVDEMGCHLVLTTGGTGPARRDVTPDATMAVADRQMPGFGEQMRQISLHFVPTAILSRQVGVIRKQALILNLPGQPKSIKETLEGVKDADGNVIVAGIFASVPYCIQLLDGPYVETAPEVVASFRPKSAIRDTNA; this comes from the coding sequence ATGAATACTTTACGCATTGGCTTAGTTTCTATTTCTGACCGTGCCTCCAGCGGTGTTTATCAGGATAAGGGTATTCCCGCACTTGAAGAGTGGCTAGCGTCCGCCCTGACAACGCCTTTTGAACTGCAAACCCGGTTGATCCCGGATGAGCAGGCGATCATCGAACAAACATTGTGTGAACTGGTTGATGAGATGGGCTGTCACCTGGTGCTGACCACCGGCGGCACCGGCCCGGCGCGTCGCGATGTAACCCCAGATGCTACGATGGCGGTAGCCGACAGGCAGATGCCCGGCTTTGGTGAACAAATGCGCCAGATTAGCCTGCACTTTGTGCCGACGGCGATCCTCTCCCGTCAGGTTGGGGTTATTCGCAAGCAGGCACTGATCCTCAACCTGCCTGGCCAGCCGAAATCGATCAAAGAAACGCTGGAAGGGGTGAAAGACGCCGACGGTAACGTTATTGTGGCGGGTATTTTTGCAAGTGTACCATATTGTATACAGCTGCTGGATGGGCCGTATGTGGAAACCGCCCCGGAAGTGGTAGCATCTTTTCGGCCTAAAAGCGCGATACGCGATACAAATGCCTGA
- the tal gene encoding transaldolase yields MTDKLTSLRQFTTVVADTGDIAAMKLYQPQDATTNPSLILNAAQIPEYRKLIDDAVAWAKQQSNDRAQQVVDATDKLAVNIGLEILKLVPGRISTEVDARLSYDTEASIAKAKRLIKMYNDAGISNDRILIKLASTWQGIRAAEQLEKEGINCNLTLLFSFAQARACAEAGVYLISPFVGRILDWYKANTDKKEYAPAEDPGVVSVTEIYEYYKQHGYETVVMGASFRNIGEIIELAGCDRLTIAPALLKELAESEGALERKLSFSGEVKARPARITEAEFLWQHNQDPMAVDKLADGIRKFAVDQGKLEKMIGDLL; encoded by the coding sequence ATGACGGACAAATTGACCTCCCTTCGTCAGTTCACCACTGTAGTGGCCGACACCGGAGACATCGCGGCAATGAAGCTGTATCAGCCTCAGGATGCCACAACTAACCCTTCTCTCATTCTTAACGCAGCGCAGATCCCGGAATACCGCAAGCTGATTGATGACGCTGTGGCCTGGGCTAAGCAGCAGAGCAACGACCGCGCGCAGCAGGTCGTCGACGCGACGGACAAACTGGCGGTAAACATCGGTCTGGAGATCCTGAAACTGGTCCCGGGTCGTATCTCTACTGAAGTTGACGCGCGCCTGTCCTACGACACCGAAGCGTCTATCGCGAAAGCGAAACGTCTGATCAAAATGTACAACGATGCTGGCATCAGCAACGATCGCATTCTGATCAAACTGGCTTCTACCTGGCAGGGTATCCGTGCCGCGGAGCAGCTGGAAAAAGAAGGCATCAACTGTAACCTGACTCTGCTGTTCTCCTTCGCGCAGGCGCGTGCATGTGCAGAAGCAGGCGTTTACCTGATTTCTCCGTTCGTTGGCCGTATTCTGGACTGGTACAAAGCCAACACCGATAAGAAAGAGTACGCACCGGCAGAAGATCCGGGTGTGGTTTCCGTCACGGAAATCTATGAGTACTACAAACAGCACGGTTACGAAACCGTGGTGATGGGCGCGAGCTTCCGTAACATTGGCGAAATCATTGAGCTGGCGGGCTGCGATCGTCTGACTATTGCCCCGGCACTGCTGAAAGAGCTGGCTGAAAGCGAAGGCGCGCTCGAACGTAAACTGTCCTTCTCTGGCGAAGTGAAAGCGCGTCCTGCACGTATTACTGAAGCTGAGTTCCTGTGGCAGCACAACCAGGACCCGATGGCTGTAGACAAACTGGCGGACGGTATCCGTAAGTTTGCTGTAGACCAGGGCAAACTGGAAAAAATGATCGGCGATCTGCTGTAA
- a CDS encoding alanine/glycine:cation symporter family protein — protein MPDFFAFINEILWGSVMIYLLLGAGFWFTYRTGFVQFRYVRQFGKSLKNSINPQPGGLTSFQALCTSLAARIGSGNLAGVALAIAAGGAGAVFWMWVSAVIGMATSFAECSLAQLYKERDSKGQFRGGPAWYMARGLGMRWMGVLFAIFLLIAYGLVFNSVQANSVSRALEFAFDIPPLVSGISLAVLSLLVIVGGIKGVARLMQWIVPLMALLWVGCSIVICLWHIGQIPEVIVTIVKSAFGWQEAAAGAAGYTLSQAIASGFQRGMFSNEAGLGSTPNAAAAAASWPPHPAAQGIVQMIGVLGDTLVICTASAMIILLAGNGTTYVPMEGIQLVQKAMVTLTGEWGAGFVALIVVLFAFSSIVANYIYAENNLIFLKLDTIRIIWILRITTVCTVIGGTLLHFPLVWQLADIIMACMAITNLTAILLLSPVVHTLASDYLRQRKLGVRPEFDPQRYPDIRQQLAPDTWDEPPHS, from the coding sequence ATGCCTGATTTTTTCGCATTTATTAATGAAATACTGTGGGGCTCGGTGATGATCTATCTCCTGCTGGGCGCAGGATTTTGGTTCACTTACCGTACCGGTTTCGTCCAGTTCCGCTACGTTCGCCAGTTTGGCAAAAGTCTTAAAAATAGCATCAACCCACAACCTGGGGGTTTAACCTCATTTCAGGCTCTGTGTACCAGCCTCGCCGCCCGTATCGGCAGCGGGAACCTGGCAGGCGTTGCCCTGGCTATCGCGGCTGGGGGGGCGGGTGCCGTCTTCTGGATGTGGGTCTCGGCGGTGATCGGCATGGCAACTTCATTTGCCGAATGCTCACTCGCCCAACTGTATAAAGAACGCGACAGTAAAGGCCAGTTTCGCGGCGGACCCGCGTGGTATATGGCGCGCGGGCTGGGCATGCGCTGGATGGGCGTTCTGTTCGCCATCTTTTTACTCATTGCCTATGGCTTAGTTTTTAACAGCGTCCAGGCGAACTCGGTCTCGCGTGCGCTGGAGTTTGCTTTCGACATCCCGCCCCTCGTATCCGGGATCTCGCTGGCAGTGCTGTCTTTGCTCGTCATCGTCGGCGGTATTAAAGGCGTTGCCCGCCTGATGCAATGGATCGTGCCCTTAATGGCCCTGCTGTGGGTCGGCTGCAGCATCGTCATCTGCCTGTGGCATATCGGACAGATCCCTGAGGTCATCGTCACCATTGTGAAAAGCGCATTTGGCTGGCAGGAAGCCGCCGCCGGCGCCGCCGGGTATACGCTAAGCCAGGCCATTGCCAGCGGCTTTCAACGCGGTATGTTTTCTAATGAAGCGGGCCTGGGTTCAACGCCTAACGCCGCGGCCGCGGCCGCGTCATGGCCTCCGCATCCCGCCGCACAAGGCATTGTGCAGATGATTGGCGTGCTGGGCGATACGTTGGTTATCTGTACGGCCAGCGCAATGATTATTCTACTGGCAGGCAATGGCACCACGTACGTTCCAATGGAAGGTATTCAACTGGTCCAGAAGGCCATGGTAACGCTCACGGGGGAATGGGGTGCCGGGTTCGTTGCGCTGATTGTGGTTCTGTTCGCCTTCAGCTCTATTGTCGCTAACTACATTTATGCAGAAAATAATCTGATCTTTCTGAAACTGGACACCATTCGCATCATCTGGATTTTGCGTATTACCACCGTCTGCACCGTGATCGGCGGAACACTACTCCACTTTCCGCTGGTGTGGCAGCTCGCCGACATTATTATGGCCTGCATGGCCATCACGAATCTGACGGCGATTTTGCTGCTTTCCCCGGTTGTTCATACTCTTGCCAGCGACTACCTGCGCCAGCGAAAACTCGGCGTGCGACCGGAATTTGATCCGCAGCGTTATCCTGATATCAGACAACAGCTTGCACCTGATACCTGGGATGAGCCGCCGCACAGCTAG
- the yaaA gene encoding peroxide stress protein YaaA: protein MLILISPAKTLDYQSPLATTRHTLPELLDHSQQLIHEARQLSAPQIGKLMGISDKLADLNATRFHDWQPDFTPDNARQAILAFKGDVYTGLQADTFSEADFDFAQRHLRMLSGLYGVLRPLDLMQPYRLEMGIRLANTKGKDLYQFWGDIITDKLNEALEAQGDNVVINLASDEYFKSVKPKKLNAELIKPIFLDEKNGKFKVISFYAKKARGLMSRYIIENRLTQPEQLTAFNSEGYFFDEEASAKGELVFKRHEH from the coding sequence ATGCTGATTCTGATTTCACCTGCAAAAACGCTCGACTACCAAAGTCCACTGGCCACCACGCGCCATACGCTGCCCGAGCTGCTGGACCATTCCCAGCAGCTTATCCACGAAGCGCGTCAGCTGTCTGCACCGCAAATAGGTAAGCTGATGGGGATAAGCGACAAGCTGGCGGACCTGAACGCTACCCGTTTCCACGACTGGCAGCCTGACTTCACGCCCGATAATGCGCGTCAGGCCATCCTGGCGTTTAAAGGCGACGTCTACACTGGGCTGCAGGCAGACACCTTCAGCGAGGCCGATTTTGATTTCGCCCAACGGCATTTACGCATGTTGTCCGGGTTGTACGGCGTGCTGCGCCCGCTGGATCTGATGCAGCCTTACCGCCTCGAGATGGGCATTCGCCTTGCCAACACCAAAGGCAAAGATCTCTACCAGTTCTGGGGGGACATCATCACTGACAAGCTGAACGAAGCGCTGGAAGCACAAGGCGACAACGTGGTGATTAACCTCGCCTCGGATGAGTATTTTAAGTCCGTGAAACCGAAAAAACTGAACGCGGAGCTGATCAAACCGATCTTCCTCGACGAGAAAAATGGCAAATTCAAAGTGATCAGTTTCTATGCTAAAAAAGCGCGCGGTCTGATGAGCCGCTATATCATTGAAAACCGCTTAACCCAGCCAGAACAGCTGACCGCCTTTAACAGCGAGGGCTATTTCTTTGATGAAGAAGCTTCCGCTAAAGGCGAGTTGGTGTTTAAACGTCACGAGCACTAG
- the thrC gene encoding threonine synthase, whose amino-acid sequence MKLYNLKDHNEQVSFAQAVTQGLGRKQGLFFPHDLPEFSLTEIDEMLKLDFVSRSAKILSAFIGDEIANDVLADRVRAAFAFPAPVAQVTGDVGCLELFHGPTLAFKDFGGRFMAQMLTHISGDKPVTILTATSGDTGAAVAHAFYGLKNVRVVILYPNGKISPLQEKLFCTLGGNIETVAIDGDFDACQALVKQAFDDEELKVALGLNSANSINISRLLAQICYYFEAVAQLPQEARNQLVVSVPSGNFGDLTAGLLAKSLGLPVKRFIAATNVNDTVPRFLEEGEWAPKATQATLSNAMDVSQPNNWPRVEELFRRKIWRLNELGYAAVDDATTEETMRELQAIGYTSEPHAAVAYRALRDQLNPGEYGLFLGTAHPAKFKESVEQILDVTLDLPKELAERADLPLLSHHLPADFAALRQLMMTRG is encoded by the coding sequence ATGAAACTCTACAATCTAAAAGATCATAACGAGCAGGTCAGTTTCGCGCAGGCCGTCACCCAAGGGTTGGGTAGAAAACAGGGGTTATTTTTTCCGCACGATCTGCCGGAATTTAGCCTGACCGAAATCGATGAAATGCTGAAGTTGGATTTTGTCAGCCGTAGCGCAAAGATCCTGTCCGCCTTTATTGGTGATGAAATCGCGAATGACGTCCTCGCAGATCGCGTGCGCGCGGCGTTTGCATTCCCTGCGCCGGTTGCTCAGGTGACGGGTGATGTCGGTTGTCTGGAGCTGTTCCACGGCCCGACGCTGGCCTTTAAAGACTTTGGTGGGCGCTTTATGGCGCAGATGCTGACGCACATCAGCGGCGATAAGCCGGTAACCATCCTGACGGCCACGTCCGGCGATACCGGGGCGGCGGTCGCGCATGCCTTTTATGGCCTGAAAAATGTGCGCGTGGTGATCCTCTATCCTAACGGTAAGATCAGCCCGTTACAGGAAAAACTGTTCTGTACGCTGGGTGGAAACATTGAAACTGTCGCCATTGACGGTGATTTTGATGCCTGCCAGGCGCTGGTGAAGCAGGCGTTTGATGACGAAGAACTGAAGGTGGCGCTGGGATTAAATTCGGCTAACTCGATCAACATCAGCCGGCTGCTGGCGCAAATCTGTTACTACTTTGAGGCCGTGGCACAACTGCCGCAGGAGGCGCGCAATCAGCTGGTGGTTTCTGTACCGAGCGGCAATTTTGGCGATCTGACCGCTGGACTGCTGGCAAAATCACTCGGTTTGCCGGTGAAGCGTTTTATCGCGGCAACCAATGTCAACGATACGGTTCCGCGTTTCCTTGAAGAAGGCGAGTGGGCGCCGAAAGCCACCCAGGCGACCTTATCGAATGCCATGGATGTCAGCCAGCCGAACAACTGGCCGCGCGTGGAAGAGCTGTTCCGTCGTAAAATCTGGCGTCTGAACGAACTGGGCTATGCGGCCGTTGACGATGCGACCACTGAGGAAACGATGCGTGAGCTGCAGGCGATTGGCTACACCTCAGAGCCGCACGCGGCGGTGGCGTACCGCGCGCTGCGTGATCAACTGAACCCAGGCGAATATGGCCTGTTCCTTGGGACCGCGCACCCGGCGAAGTTTAAAGAAAGCGTTGAACAGATCCTTGATGTGACGCTGGATCTACCAAAAGAGCTGGCGGAGCGTGCGGACTTGCCGCTGCTGTCGCATCATCTACCGGCTGATTTTGCCGCGCTGCGTCAACTGATGATGACCCGCGGATAA
- the thrB gene encoding homoserine kinase, with protein sequence MVRVYAPASSANMSVGFDVLGAAVTPVDGSLLGDVVSVEAADSFSLNNLGRFASKLPSEPRENIVYQCWERFCQELGKAVPVTMTLEKNMPIGSGLGSSACSVVAALVAMNEHCGKPLNDTRLLAIMGELEGRISGSVHYDNVAPCFLGGMQLMIEENGIISQQVPGFDEWLWVLAYPGIKVSTAEARAILPAQYRRQDCIAHGRHLAGFIHACYSRQPGLAAKLMKDVIAEPYRTRLLPGFSQARQAVAEIGAVASGISGSGPTLFALCDKPETAQRVADWLGKNYLQNQEGFVHICRLDTAGARVLGK encoded by the coding sequence ATGGTGAGAGTTTATGCCCCGGCTTCCAGTGCCAATATGAGCGTCGGGTTTGATGTGCTCGGGGCGGCGGTCACGCCCGTTGATGGTTCTTTGTTAGGTGATGTTGTCTCTGTGGAAGCCGCTGACAGCTTTAGCCTCAACAACCTGGGGCGCTTTGCGAGCAAACTGCCGTCAGAGCCGCGGGAAAATATCGTCTACCAGTGCTGGGAGCGATTTTGTCAGGAGCTGGGGAAAGCCGTTCCGGTGACGATGACGCTGGAAAAAAATATGCCGATTGGCTCCGGCTTAGGCTCCAGCGCCTGTTCTGTTGTGGCCGCGCTGGTGGCAATGAATGAGCACTGCGGTAAACCGCTCAACGACACCCGCCTGCTGGCGATCATGGGTGAGCTGGAAGGGCGTATCTCCGGCAGTGTTCACTACGATAATGTGGCGCCTTGCTTTTTGGGCGGTATGCAGTTGATGATTGAGGAAAACGGCATTATCAGCCAACAGGTGCCAGGCTTTGATGAGTGGTTGTGGGTGCTGGCCTATCCGGGAATTAAGGTTTCAACGGCTGAAGCGCGGGCGATTTTACCGGCGCAATACCGTCGCCAGGACTGTATCGCCCACGGGCGACATCTGGCGGGCTTCATTCATGCTTGCTATTCCCGTCAGCCAGGGTTAGCGGCAAAGCTGATGAAAGATGTGATTGCCGAGCCATATCGCACCCGCTTGCTGCCCGGCTTCAGCCAGGCGCGTCAGGCAGTGGCGGAAATCGGCGCGGTGGCCAGTGGTATTTCCGGTTCTGGACCGACGCTGTTTGCCCTGTGCGATAAACCGGAGACGGCGCAGCGGGTTGCAGACTGGCTGGGTAAAAATTACCTGCAAAATCAGGAAGGCTTTGTTCATATTTGCCGGCTGGACACGGCGGGCGCACGGGTACTGGGAAAATAA